One Akkermansiaceae bacterium genomic region harbors:
- a CDS encoding transposase: MLLYKRPVPLYASATAPRNHPSHPGPASHAALDDFEIFAGDGHFHAAASHDQRDYKGRKTAVGHLYTLNLRNFTCNHLALSNKKEKRRTRKTEKNHDITLLKSLDRELLRQGAPKGRKVIYVWDKAGIDFAQWFKWKQAGGIYFLSLEKDNMRPVSPMPLGFDTADPVNAGVISDELAGYGGGVMLRRITYRCPQSGRDLVLLTNLTSSSFPPGLIAQLYRMRWDIEKIFDVFKNKLGEIKAWGSTEAAREMQALFITLSHNLLTRFEETIREEEGIENTTNRKRMDKRLEQAQSEASQLGGELPRLYKDWQRLKQTGVTFIRWVSGR; encoded by the coding sequence GTGCTTCTTTATAAAAGGCCTGTCCCTTTATACGCATCCGCCACCGCTCCGCGCAACCATCCATCCCATCCCGGTCCGGCAAGCCATGCGGCCCTTGATGATTTTGAGATTTTCGCGGGGGACGGCCACTTTCATGCCGCCGCCTCCCATGACCAGCGTGATTACAAGGGAAGGAAAACAGCCGTAGGCCACCTCTACACACTGAACCTGCGAAACTTCACCTGTAATCACCTCGCCCTGAGCAACAAGAAAGAAAAACGGCGGACAAGGAAGACCGAGAAAAACCACGACATCACCCTGCTCAAGTCCCTCGACAGAGAGCTCCTGCGCCAAGGCGCGCCAAAGGGAAGGAAGGTCATCTACGTGTGGGATAAGGCCGGAATCGATTTCGCCCAGTGGTTCAAGTGGAAGCAAGCGGGCGGCATTTACTTCCTGAGCCTTGAAAAAGACAACATGCGCCCGGTGAGTCCGATGCCCCTTGGGTTTGACACCGCGGATCCGGTTAACGCCGGAGTAATCAGCGACGAACTCGCAGGATACGGCGGCGGAGTCATGCTGCGGCGCATCACCTACCGCTGCCCGCAGAGCGGACGCGACCTGGTATTGCTGACCAACCTGACAAGCTCAAGCTTCCCGCCGGGACTCATTGCCCAGCTCTACCGCATGCGCTGGGACATCGAGAAAATCTTCGATGTGTTCAAGAACAAGCTTGGCGAGATAAAGGCATGGGGGAGCACGGAGGCCGCGCGGGAGATGCAGGCTCTCTTCATCACCCTGAGCCACAACCTGCTGACACGCTTTGAGGAAACCATCAGGGAAGAAGAGGGAATCGAGAACACAACAAACCGCAAGCGGATGGACAAGCGTCTTGAGCAGGCGCAAAGTGAAGCCAGCCAGTTAGGAGGGGAGTTGCCAAGGCTATACAAAGACTGGCAGAGGCTTAAGCAGACGGGCGTGACCTTCATCCGCTGGGTAAGCGGTCGATGA
- the tnpB gene encoding IS66 family insertion sequence element accessory protein TnpB, whose amino-acid sequence MLTFNSGLKIYLATEPCDMRKSFNGLSVVVQNKLRADPQSGAAFLFTNKRRNLIKILHWDGSGLWVLSKRLEKGRYSWPKQSHSKHGKISLEATALAMLTDGIDLRDGCKRAWYEKP is encoded by the coding sequence ATGCTCACCTTCAACAGCGGCCTCAAAATCTACCTCGCCACCGAACCCTGCGACATGCGCAAGAGCTTCAACGGGCTCTCCGTCGTCGTGCAAAACAAACTCCGTGCCGATCCCCAAAGCGGAGCCGCCTTCCTCTTCACCAACAAACGCCGCAACCTCATCAAGATCCTCCATTGGGACGGAAGTGGCTTGTGGGTTCTCTCCAAGCGACTTGAAAAGGGACGCTACAGCTGGCCAAAACAAAGCCACAGCAAGCACGGGAAAATCAGCCTTGAAGCCACCGCCCTTGCCATGCTCACCGACGGCATCGACCTGCGCGACGGATGCAAACGCGCATGGTATGAAAAGCCGTAA
- a CDS encoding IS66 family transposase, with the protein MTRTEEDKDRIIASQRELIESQREQIALLEKKVDHLIRIIYGSKSEKLDPAQLELLLDPDAAKKPCAADGEEDAPAADNTEELKSELKPVRERKPREPRLPANLPTVEEVIIPDEVRANPGDYRRIGQRTSERLDVEPGRYTRRLIIRPTYVKKNEAIPSIHTAPLPPTVLEGSILTPSLLAHIVTGKYCDHLPLYRQEQIMSRRHGINIPRNTMSHWMEVGADLLQPLWKLLVSDLRKSSYVKADETPIDYLSPGHGSTRKGYLWLYQNPAHNTIVYDWQTGRDSSCLAAILGNADEKDTFRGILQSDGHGAYNKWSGDNEGITQSGCWTHARRKFYDNLEEDPVLAAKILRLIQQLYRIEEKYKDSAPEVRKYHRRRQSRPITKRLHHLTTKVKNKHLPKSGLGGAAAYALNQWSKLIVYLHHGEVHIDNNSVERGVRPTKIGIKNWLFIGGEETGWRSAVLYTMVENCRILGKDPYAYLKWVFEKLLTTTNKDDLHKLLPAAWVRTATQENAAAA; encoded by the coding sequence GTGACCCGGACGGAGGAGGACAAAGACAGAATCATCGCCTCACAGCGTGAGCTGATAGAAAGCCAGCGCGAGCAAATCGCCCTGCTTGAAAAAAAGGTCGACCATCTCATCCGCATCATCTACGGCAGCAAAAGCGAAAAGCTCGACCCCGCCCAGCTTGAACTCCTTCTCGACCCCGACGCGGCAAAAAAGCCCTGCGCCGCCGACGGCGAAGAGGACGCACCGGCGGCTGACAACACCGAAGAACTCAAGAGCGAACTCAAGCCCGTCCGCGAGCGCAAGCCCCGCGAACCCCGGCTGCCCGCCAACCTCCCCACCGTTGAGGAAGTCATCATCCCCGATGAAGTCCGGGCCAACCCGGGGGATTACCGCCGCATAGGCCAGCGCACCAGCGAGCGGCTCGATGTCGAACCCGGCCGCTACACCCGCCGACTCATCATCCGGCCCACCTACGTCAAAAAGAACGAGGCCATACCCAGCATCCACACCGCGCCCCTGCCGCCCACCGTCCTCGAAGGCAGCATCCTCACCCCCTCGCTGCTGGCCCACATCGTCACCGGCAAATACTGCGACCACCTCCCGCTCTACCGGCAGGAGCAAATCATGTCGCGTCGCCACGGCATCAACATCCCCCGCAACACCATGAGCCACTGGATGGAAGTCGGCGCAGACCTCCTCCAGCCCCTCTGGAAACTCCTCGTCAGCGACCTCCGGAAAAGCAGCTACGTCAAGGCCGATGAAACCCCCATCGACTACCTCAGCCCCGGACACGGCAGTACAAGAAAAGGCTACCTCTGGCTCTACCAGAACCCCGCGCACAACACCATCGTCTACGACTGGCAGACAGGCCGTGACTCCAGCTGCCTCGCCGCCATCCTCGGCAACGCAGACGAAAAAGATACTTTCAGAGGCATCCTCCAAAGTGACGGCCACGGTGCCTACAACAAATGGTCCGGCGACAACGAAGGCATCACCCAGTCGGGGTGCTGGACACACGCCCGTCGCAAATTTTACGACAACCTGGAGGAAGACCCCGTGCTTGCGGCAAAGATCCTGCGCCTCATCCAGCAACTCTACCGGATCGAGGAAAAATACAAGGACTCGGCTCCCGAAGTCCGCAAATACCACCGACGACGGCAAAGCCGCCCGATCACTAAACGCCTCCACCACCTCACCACCAAAGTTAAAAACAAACACCTGCCCAAAAGCGGCCTGGGTGGGGCGGCGGCGTATGCACTGAACCAGTGGAGCAAACTCATCGTCTACCTTCACCATGGGGAGGTTCACATCGACAACAACTCCGTCGAACGCGGCGTGCGTCCCACAAAAATAGGCATCAAGAACTGGCTCTTCATCGGAGGCGAGGAAACCGGCTGGCGCAGTGCCGTGCTCTACACCATGGTTGAAAACTGCCGCATCCTCGGCAAAGACCCCTACGCGTATTTGAAATGGGTCTTTGAAAAACTCCTGACCACGACCAACAAGGACGACCTACACAAACTCCTCCCCGCCGCATGGGTGCGGACCGCAACTCAGGAAAACGCAGCCGCTGCTTGA